In the genome of Cyanobacteriota bacterium, one region contains:
- the ruvC gene encoding crossover junction endodeoxyribonuclease RuvC: protein MHKLERIMGIDPGTARLGYAIVDFDLKTNQQFIIDCGIIETSKTKTEAERLKEIRQDLVLLITQYKPSVAAIEQLFFFKNLKTVIPVAQARGVILEVAAAKHLRIFEYTPLEMKNLITGNGLADKNLVSKMIHEYFKLDKQIKPDDAVDAIGMALAYIRRDLRLAVQN from the coding sequence ATGCATAAACTAGAAAGAATCATGGGAATAGACCCTGGAACTGCTCGTTTGGGCTATGCCATTGTTGATTTCGATCTGAAAACGAATCAACAATTTATCATTGACTGTGGAATTATAGAAACCAGTAAAACAAAAACAGAAGCAGAAAGACTAAAAGAAATTAGACAGGACCTAGTGCTACTAATAACTCAATACAAACCCAGTGTTGCAGCAATTGAACAACTATTCTTTTTTAAAAATCTCAAGACAGTAATTCCTGTAGCGCAAGCTCGCGGAGTAATACTTGAAGTTGCCGCAGCAAAACACTTACGAATATTTGAATATACTCCACTAGAGATGAAAAATCTCATCACCGGCAACGGACTGGCTGATAAAAATCTAGTATCCAAAATGATACACGAATATTTCAAACTCGATAAACAAATCAAACCAGACGATGCAGTAGATGCAATCGGCATGGCTTTAGCCTATATTAGGCGCGACCTTAGACTTGCGGTACAAAACTAA
- the lnt gene encoding apolipoprotein N-acyltransferase yields MGLVLGLSSAAFGWGFYAWFGLIPLMLLSKSSDSFKTAFYECSLFLFAYNLITLFWLQGLHPLTWQGFSEIESIALTNSAWLVASLFHSLLALPFVLVLKLFYKYRADRRSHELKILDILFIAFVWLVCQHKFLLHFHVLSVPINFLAYGQYKNIYLIQIANLIGVIGLEYVIVVFNLAISNLFNVQMSNQGLATHLKAESGNLNVKRPFFGINGPIDQLNIFSILALVFVLIYGYGFMQVKTTQEWDLNNFSKMKSFSIVQADYSAASSRSANGNATSIFNLQNQLSSKLIDKQDLLIWSEGAVPSVDKPEALNDLMKFANDFAFGTYTREAGSYYNSIQFRDFVNEDQVYNKRLLVSFGEYTPFYSLLPASLKLLANSTVGQGFAHAPDDQGLIDVKAGKIAPALCFELLFPDLIRSTVLKGADLILNLNDLSWFKGNKLTRDWIKRQFLAVAVFRAVENKRDLILAGNSGYSALINSYGKIKYQSEANKIALVQGHYSLRDGFSAYGLYGW; encoded by the coding sequence ATGGGCTTAGTCTTAGGCTTGAGTTCAGCTGCTTTCGGTTGGGGTTTTTATGCTTGGTTTGGTTTAATTCCTTTGATGCTCTTGTCCAAGAGCTCGGACTCGTTTAAAACGGCTTTCTATGAATGTAGCTTATTTCTGTTTGCTTATAACTTAATCACTCTATTTTGGTTGCAGGGTTTACATCCTTTGACTTGGCAGGGATTCTCAGAGATTGAAAGCATTGCACTTACTAACTCTGCTTGGTTAGTGGCTAGTTTGTTCCATAGTTTGCTGGCACTGCCGTTTGTACTTGTACTCAAGTTGTTTTATAAATATCGTGCAGATCGAAGAAGTCATGAATTGAAAATCTTGGACATCTTGTTTATTGCATTTGTTTGGTTAGTTTGCCAGCATAAGTTCTTGCTGCATTTCCATGTATTGAGTGTACCAATTAACTTTTTGGCTTATGGTCAGTACAAAAATATTTATTTGATTCAGATAGCTAATTTGATTGGTGTTATTGGACTTGAATATGTAATTGTAGTATTCAACTTAGCAATCTCCAATTTGTTTAATGTGCAAATGAGCAATCAGGGTCTAGCAACGCACTTGAAGGCTGAGTCAGGTAACCTCAATGTCAAACGCCCATTCTTTGGTATCAATGGTCCTATAGATCAGCTCAATATTTTTTCTATTTTGGCTTTGGTTTTTGTTTTGATTTATGGCTATGGTTTTATGCAAGTCAAGACAACACAAGAGTGGGACTTGAACAATTTCTCGAAAATGAAGAGCTTTAGTATTGTACAAGCAGATTATTCTGCAGCTTCAAGCCGCTCGGCTAATGGCAATGCCACGAGTATTTTTAATTTGCAAAATCAACTCTCCTCTAAATTAATTGATAAGCAAGATCTATTGATTTGGTCAGAAGGTGCTGTACCGAGTGTTGATAAACCAGAGGCTTTGAATGATTTAATGAAGTTTGCTAATGACTTTGCTTTTGGTACTTATACCAGAGAAGCTGGAAGTTATTACAACAGTATTCAATTCAGAGATTTTGTAAATGAGGATCAAGTCTATAACAAACGTCTTTTGGTTTCTTTTGGTGAATACACTCCGTTTTATTCTTTATTGCCTGCTAGTCTCAAGTTGCTCGCCAATTCTACTGTAGGACAGGGCTTTGCCCATGCTCCTGATGATCAAGGATTGATTGATGTTAAGGCAGGCAAGATTGCTCCAGCTCTTTGTTTTGAATTATTATTTCCTGATTTGATTCGATCTACGGTACTCAAAGGAGCAGATTTGATTCTCAACCTCAATGATCTTTCTTGGTTCAAAGGTAACAAGCTCACTCGTGATTGGATCAAACGTCAGTTCTTGGCTGTTGCAGTCTTTCGGGCTGTTGAGAACAAGCGTGATTTGATTCTGGCTGGCAACTCTGGT